A window of Tetrapisispora phaffii CBS 4417 chromosome 9, complete genome contains these coding sequences:
- the IME2 gene encoding protein kinase IME2 (similar to Saccharomyces cerevisiae IME2 (YJL106W); ancestral locus Anc_1.255): MGIDSSTSTANSYSHDFLPPDIDDPPEDIPLVSIEDKYQLIEEIGSGSFGTVSFAKAKYNLLEVQSVNCKKNTLLNPIGLEYDNFNNKLKGYVAIKTMINKLSTLNEYSKIREIKFILAIPSSKYLLQIFEIFIDNKNFNLHIVMEIMEQNLYQMMKNRKKRIFSIPSLKSILSQILAGIKFIHENNFFHRDLKPENILISQTNKFYNKFYIQNENIKDNYVVKLADFGLSRHINNRSPYTAYVSTRWYRSPEILLRSGFYSKPLDIWAFGCVAIEVTLFKPIFPGANEMDQIWKILKLLGTPHKTKESFRTGYQPHGGFWEVSKDLANNLNLQFPYVEGYSIASIIGSSQLNDLTQVIEKCLRWNPNLRPTADELCKLDFFRNTVVNEEYIKNKNLKKQMFGNKLPHDNSGDVDQHIQNDSKIKKLKTNLEQAMIFAGMKVNDSPLKPLVFNEEENNNHMDIPKRNQKLSKAFSQKELFSNSNHNKIKAFNSKAFKNEIKPLHSLLEDLVMSNRDTENTGTSNKLKRFPSKSKSQINSLKNSNYDVDISNLLNEYIDNNDEDIIDNVNKVLALHQFPDHFNFNDNDIDFQNNLDLYNGSNEKDSNYLSNKIEYLSEINKDDNIDEFYDCCNDNFLQGRLEKSNTCATIDANELDDDDEIFIEESFFNDGKYKTNHNEVDDVYLLSQTHPNIAEHNNLNNFDTDMNNYSHFKYNSIDDINKNSTPVVIPVNCLINNMSIDDDRSKTDYDNSFNNNIPRSFTFTNLTRETKQDRQSHDNNHFAYNEFFQNTDPNTTTCGFQHHNNINLSF; the protein is encoded by the coding sequence ATGGGCATTGACTCTTCAACAAGTACTGCTAATTCATATAGTCATGATTTTTTACCTCCAGATATCGATGATCCACCGGAGGATATACCGTTAGTTTCCATTGAAGATAAGTATCAATtgattgaagaaattggtAGTGGCTCATTTGGTACTGTTTCATTTGCAAAGGcaaaatataatctttTAGAGGTACAAAGTGTGaattgcaaaaaaaatactttaTTAAATCCAATTGGCTTAGAAtatgataattttaataataaattaaaaggCTATGTTGCAATTAAAACaatgataaataaattatcaacattaaatgaatattcaaagataagagaaattaaattcatctTAGCAATTCCATcaagtaaatatttattacaaatatttgaaattttcattgataataaaaacttCAATTTACATATCGTAATGGAAATAATGGAACAGAATTTAtatcaaatgatgaaaaatagaaagaaaagaattttttcaataccatcattaaaatcaattttatctCAAATTTTAGCTggaattaaatttattcatgaaaataattttttccaTAGAGATTTAAAAccagaaaatattttaatttcacagacaaataaattttacaataaattttatattcaaaatgagaatattaaagataattatGTCGTTAAATTAGCTGATTTCGGTCTTTCCCGTCATATTAATAATCGTTCTCCATATACTGCATATGTTTCAACTCGTTGGTATAGATCTCCAGAGATTTTGCTACGTAGTGGATTTTATTCGAAACCATTAGATATTTGGGCATTTGGTTGCGTCGCAATTGAAGTGACACTGTTTAAACCGATTTTTCCCGGCGCAAATGAAATGGATCAAATTTGGAAAATCCTAAAACTATTAGGCACGCCTCATAAGACAAAAGAAAGTTTTAGAACTGGTTACCAACCACATGGAGGTTTCTGGGAAGTTTCGAAAGATTTAGctaataatttaaactTACAATTTCCTTATGTCGAAGGTTATTCAATTGCATCAATTATCGGGAGTTCAcaattaaatgatttaacacaagttattgaaaaatgtcTAAGATGGAACCCGAATTTGAGACCCACTGCTGACGAATTATGTAAATTAGATTTCTTTAGAAATACAGTGGTAAatgaagaatatattaaaaacaagaatttgaagaaacaaatGTTTGGAAATAAATTACCCCATGATAATTCTGGTGATGTTGATCAACATATTCAAAATGAttcaaagataaaaaaattgaagacAAACTTAGAACAAGCCATGATATTTGCTGGAATGAAGGTAAATGATAGTCCCTTAAAACCCTTAGTTtttaatgaagaagaaaataataaccaTATGGATATACCCAAAAGGAAccaaaaattatcaaaagcTTTTTCACagaaagaattattttccaattcaaatcataataaaatcaagGCCTTTAATAGTAAGGcctttaaaaatgaaatcaaaCCACTGCATAGCTTATTAGAAGATTTGGTCATGTCTAATCGTGATACTGAGAATACTGGCACAAGTAACAAGTTAAAGAGATTCCCATCTAAATCTAAATCACAAATCAACTCATTAAAGAATAGTAATTATGATGTCGATATCTCGAATCTCTTAAATGAATacattgataataatgatgaagatatcATCGACAATGTCAATAAAGTATTAGCATTACATCAATTTCCAGATCATTTTAACTTTAATGACaatgatattgattttcaaaataaccTTGATCTTTACAATGGAAGTAACGAAAAAGATTCAAATTATCTTTCAAATAAGATAGAATATTTAAGTGAAATCAATAaagatgataatattgatgaattttACGATTGTTGTAATGACAATTTTTTACAAGGTAGATTAGAAAAATCTAACACTTGTGCTACTATCGATGCTAATGAATTAgatgacgatgatgaaatttttattgaagaaagttttttcaatgatggtaaatataaaactaaTCATAATGAAGTTGATGATGTGTATTTGTTATCACAAACACACCCGAATATAGCAGAGCATAATAATCTCAACAATTTTGACACTGATATGAATAATTACAGtcattttaaatataactCAATTGACGacataaataaaaactCTACACCTGTCGTCATTCCGGTCAActgtttaataaataatatgtCTATCGACGATGATAGATCTAAAACTGACTACGACAACTCATTCAACAATAACATACCTAGAAGCTTTACATTCACAAACTTAACCCGCGAAACAAAGCAAGATAGGCAGTCTCATGACAATAACCATTTTGCATACAATGagttttttcaaaatacaGATCCGAATACTACTACATGTGGATTTCAACATCATAATAACATCAATTTAAGTTTTTAG